Below is a window of Planctomycetes bacterium MalM25 DNA.
CCACGTCGCGCACCACTTCCATCTCGTACTCTTTCCAACCGAGGATCGACTCCTCGACGAGCACCTCGGTCGTCGGCGACAGGTCCAGGCCCGTGCGGACCATCTGGTCGAACTCGGCCCGGTTGTACGCGATGCCGCCCCCGGCGCCGCCCATCGTGAAGCTCGGGCGAATGATCGCCGGCAAGCCGATCTCTTCGAGCATCTCCTTGGCTTCTTCAACGGTCTTCACCGTGTCGCCTTTGCAGACGCCCAGCCCGATCTTCTTCATGGCCGCCTTGAACCGCTCGCGGCTCTCGGCCTTGTCGATCACGTCCGCCTTGGCGGCGATCATCTCGACGCCGTGCTTCTTGAGGACGCCGTGCTCCTCGAGCGCCATCGCGAGGTTCAGCGCCGTCTGCCCGCCGAGCGTGGGCAGCACGGCGTCGGGCTTCTCGCGCTCGATGATCTTCTCGACCACCTCCCAGGTGAGCGGCTCGATGTAGGTCCGGTCCGCCATCGACGGATCGGTCATGATCGTCGCCGGGTTCGAGTTCACGAGCACCACCTCGTAGCCCTCCTCGCGCAGGGCCTTGCAGGCCTGCGTGCCGGAGTAGTCGAACTCGCAGGCTTGCCCGATCACGATCGGGCCGGAACCCAGCAGCAGGATCTTGTGGATATCGTCGCGGCGAGGCATGGCGGAGGGGCGCGAGGCGGGCAGGGGGCGCGTGGATCCGGGCCGGCGGGGGCCGCCCAAGTCGGGCGGGTCCGGGCAAACATTGCCACGGTACCACGCGCCGCTAGCAACGACGATGGGGGGCCTCCGCGCAAACTTTTCCCTGTGGGGCGTCGCTGAGCCCCCGTGCTAGCAGGCGGGGACCGTTTTCACCCCGAACCGGCGTTGCCTCGCCCTCGGGAAACCGAACATCATGTCCGCACCCAAACACCCCCCACGCCACGCCCCCACGCCGACCCAGGCCGGCGCGGCTCTGAATCTCCCGAGTGCAAAGGAAGGCGCCCGATGAAACGCGATTTGGATCTCTGTCGACAGCTCTTGGCCGATATCGAGGGGCACGGCCCGGACTGCGCCGTGACCGCCCTGCGGCCCGGCGTAAGCGGCGAAGCGGAGGAGGCCGTCCGCTACCACCTCCGCCTGTTGATCGACGCCGGCTTCGCCAAGGAGGTCGATCGGGCCTCGGGTGGCGTGCCGTGCGTCCGCCTGACGAACGCCGGCCACGAGATGCTCGAACTGTCGCACAGCGAGGCCCGCTGGCGCGAGGCGAAGTGGGTCGTCGGCCAACGGACCGGCACCCAATCGCTGACCGTCATCCGCTCGGTCCTCGTCCGCTGGGCGACCGAGGCGGCCGCCCACGGCGAGCGCTGGCGCCCCCGCCGCGGCTACCTGCCGCAGCGTCCCTACGCTCACGGCTCGTACGCCTACGGCACGCCGTACCGCGAAGCGCCGACGCGGGTCGAATCGCGTTACCGCTTCGAGCGCGAAGCCGAGACGACCGACGAGCCCCGCCTCGCAACGACCACGCCCCGCGGCCCGTACACGTACCTGGAGCGCTTCGACTGGCGTACTCCGGTCGACTGGCGCGACGCCGGTGAGCGGGACACCTACTACCGCGACATCTACTACCGCGACCCGCTGTACCGCTCGGAGTATTACCGCGACGGCGAATCGCTCGACCTGGACGGCGTCACCTTGCCGACGCACGTCGTCTGATCGCACAGCCTGAGAGCTGGGTCTCGACGGGGGCGTTCGCCATGGGACGAACGCCCCCGTTGTTTTATAGTACGCCCCGAATCAGCCCCCAGGGGTGAGGGACCGCCGCATCGGGTAGACTGCCCGCCATGCAGCTCGTCATCCTCCACCACCATCTGAACCGGGGCGGCGTCACCTCGGTGATCGTCAACCACCTCCGCGCGCTGGCGACCCTGCCCGAGGAAGAACGCCCGGAGCGCGTCGTCGTCTTCTTCGACGGCCAGCGCGACGGCTGGCCGGACGACCTGCCTCGCGAGCTCTCCATCGCCGAGGTCGATGTCCCCGAGCTCGGCTACGACGCCCCCGGCGTGAGCTCCGAGCCGGAGCAGCTCGCCGACCTGCTCTCCGAACGCTTCGACGCCTGCGGCCTCCAGCCGGGCGACACGTTGCTGCATGTCCACAACCACGCGCTCGGCAAGAACGCCTCGCTCCCCCGCGCGCTGGAGCACCTGGCGGGCGAGGGCTGGCGGATGCTCCTGCAGGTCCACGACTTCGCCGAAGACAACCGCCCCGAGAACTACCGTCACCTCCAAGAGGCGATCGGCGTCGACGATCCTGCTACGCTCGGCGAGATCCTCTACCCGCAGGGCGAACGCGTCCAGTACGCCACCCTGACCGAGCGCGACGCCGACATCCTCCGCAACGCGGGCGTCGACGCCCCGCGGCTCCACACGCTGCCCAACCCGGTCGCTGAATTCACCGAGATGCCGGGAGCCCTTGAGGCGAAGGCGCGGGTCTACGTCGCCCTCGGCCTGCCCGCCAAGGCCCGCCTGATCGTCTACCCGGTGCGTGGCATCCGGCGGAAGAACCTGGGCGAGATGCTGCTGCTCGCGGCGCTCGCGCCGGAGGAGACCTACTTCGCCGTCACGCTGCGTCCGAAGAACCCGTCGGAGGCGGAGTCGTTCGACCGCTGGCGTCGGCTGGCGGAGTCACTCGACCTGCCCTGCCTGTTCGACACGGGCTCGCCCCGCGCGGAGGGGGGCTACGGCTGCGACTTCCAAGAGACCCTCGCCGCCGCCGAAGCGATCCTCACCACGAGCATCGCCGAGGGCTTCGGCATGGTCTTCCTCGAGGCGTGGCTCGCGGGCAAGCCGCTGATCGGCCGCGACCTGCCGGAGATCACCCGCGAGTTCAAGGCGGCCGGCATGCGTTACGACGGCATGTGGGACGAGCTCCGCGCGCCGGCGAACCTCGACGAGGACTTCGCCCGGCTCACGCCCGGGGAGCAGATCGCCGCGATCCGCGGCACGCGCCGTCCGGAGGCGCCGGTCACGCTCATCGACGCCCCCGAAGGGCTGGTCGCCGCCAACGCGGCGATCGTCCGCGAGCGTTACTCGACCGCCGCGATCGGCGAGCGCCTCGCGGCGGTCTACCAGCGTGTCGAGTCCGCCGACGCCCCGGCCGCCAGCGAGTTCCACGGCGAGCGGATCGTCGAGCACTTCGCCGACCCGGCGCGGCAGTTCCCCGTGCGGGTCGAGACCCCGCTCGACGACGGCGCCGACGACCTGATCGCGGCGATCGCCCAACTGAGCCACCCCCTCACCGCCCAGAAGACCGGCGAGGAGCCGGTGCTCCCGGCAGTAGAAGGCATCCGCGCCGTCGTGTTCGACGTGTACGGCACGCTGCTCATCAGCGGCAGCGGCGACATCTCACTCGCGAGCGAGGGCTCGCGCGGCGCGGCGGCGATCGAAGCGCTGCAAGCCGCTGCAAGCGAGCCGGCCACGTCAGTGGTCGGTGTTGAAGCGGCGCATTTGGTTCCACCGACCACTGACGTGGCCGGTTCGCCATTGGATGGCGACGTGATCGTCAGCGCACTGCACGAGGCCGTGCTCGAATCGCACCAAGCTTCCAAGAGCGAGCACCCGGAAGTCGAGATCCGCGATCTCTGGCGCTCGGTGATCGAACAGCTCAGTCTCCGGATCAGCGACGATCAGGTCGAGCGTTTCGCCATCGAGTACGAGTGCCGCGTGAACCCGATCTGGCCGATGCCCGGCCTCGCGGAGACGCTCACCGGCCTCAACAACCTGGGGATCGAACTCGGCATCGTCAGCAACGCCCAGTTCTTCACGCCGCTGGCGTTCGAGCCGCTGACCGGCAAGTCGCTCGGCATGTGGGGCTTCGACGAGTCGCTCGGCGTCTGGTCTTACGAGCACCGTGAGGCGAAGCCGGGCCTCTTTCTCTACGAGCGATGCGCAGCGGCCCTCGCGGAGCGGGGGATCGAGCCGGGCGAGGCTCTGTTCGTCGGGAACGACCTGCGGAACGACATCTGGCCCGCCGCGCGGGTCGGCTTCAAGACGGCCCTCTTCGCCGGCGACGCCCGCTCGCTCCGCTGGCGGCGGGACGACGCCCGACTGGCCGATGTGCGGCCCGACGCCGTGGTGACGGACCTTCGGCAGTTGCTCCAGATCGCTTTGTAGCGGTTTAGGCGCTTGCCGGGCCTGGGTTCTCCGCGCATCGTAGGCAAGCGGCGCTGGGGCTGAAGGCGAGACCCAACCGACGCCGACCCTCCGATAACCAGGCGCTCCCCCACCCACGCCCCCGCCGCTTCGATGTCCCCCTCTCCCGAGAAGATCAGCCACCGGATCGGCTTCATTGGCACCCGCTTCGCCGGCACCGATGGGGTGTCGCTCGAGGCGGCCAAGTGGGCCAAGGTGCTCTGGCAGAACCACCATGTCAGCTACTGGTACGCCGGCAAGCTCGACACCGACCCGGGCGTGAGCCACCTGGAGCCGCACGCCTACTTCGGGCACCCGGATATCCAATGGGTCAACAAGCGGGTCTTCGGCAAGACCGAGCGCGACCCCGAGGTGACCCGCCGCATCTACGCGCTGGCCGAGCACCTGAAGCGGTCGATCTACGACTTCGTGCGGAAGTTTGACATCGAGATCCTCTGCGTGCAGAACGCGAGCTGCATCCCGATGAACATCCCGCTGGGCGTGGCGATCGCCACGTTCTGTGCGGAGACCAACTTCCCGACGATCGCGCACCACCACGACTTCTACTGGGAGCGCGACCGCTTCGCCGTGAACTCGGTGGGCGACATCCTGCGGATGGCGTTCCCCTGCACGGTGCCGAACATCCAGCACGTGACGATCAACTCGGGCGCGCAACGCGACCTGTCGCACCGCCGCGGCGCCTCGAGCGTGCTGGTGCCCAACGTGCTCGACTTCGAGAAGCCCCCCACGGCGATCGACGACTACAACGCCGACTTCCGCAAAGCGGTCGGCCTGGAAGACGACGACATCATCTTCTTGCAGCCCACGCGGGTCGTGCCGCGGAAGGGGATCGAGCATTCGATCGCGCTGCTGCAACAGCTGAACAACCCTAAGTGCAAGCTCGTCGTGTCGCACGAATCGGGCGACGAGGGCAACGACTACCTCCAGATGCTGCACGACATGGCCGAGCAGCAAGGAGTCGACCTCCGCTACATCCCCGAACGGATCGGCGAGGTGCGCGGGCGCAACGACGCCGGAGAGAAGCTCTACACCCTCGCCGACGCCTACGCCCACGCCGACTTCATCACCTATCCGAGCCTCTACGAAGGGTTCGGCAACGCGCTCATCGAGGCGTTCTACTTCCGCAAGCCGGTGCTGGTGAACCGCTACTCGATCTTCGTGTCGGACATCGAACCGAAGGGCTTCGACGTCATCACGATGAACGGCTACATGACCCGCGACGTGGTCACCAAGGTCCGCACCGTGATCGACGACCCGGAGCACCGCAAGAAGATCGTCGAGCACAACTTCGAGCTCGGCAAACGCTTCTTCAGCTACGCCGTCCTCCGCCGCAAGCTGCGGGCGTTGGTCACGAACGTGACCGGCATGGAAGACCTTTGAGCCGGGGCGTGTCGTCGGGGCGCCTCACGCCCGCCGAGGTGCGTGGTTACACTGTGGGCCCGCCTTCAGTCGGCTCCCGCCGACGGCTCCGCCCACCGCTCGACTAGCCCGGGGTGGTCACGTTGTCGCTGAATGATCGCGTCGCTTCGCTGAACGCCCGCCTCTCCCGTGTGTACGAGGACCGCGCCGAGGAGGCCCTCGTGGCGATCGCCGCGGAGTTCGCCGACCTGCTCGCCGAGCCCGCTCCCGATGAACTCGACGGTCCGCGTTGGGACGAGCGGGACGTGGTGCTCATCACCTACGCCGACCAAGTCCGCGGCGGAGGCGGCTCGCCCCTCGCGGCGCAGCGCGAGTGGCTGCTCGACAACGGCCTGGGCGACCTGCTCAGCACCGTCCACCTGCTGCCCTTCTGCCCCTACTCGTCGGACGACGGGTTCAGCGTCATCGACTACCTCGCGGTCGATCCCGACTCGGGCACGTGGGACGACATCGCCGCGCTCGGCGAGCCGTTCGACCTGATGTTCGACCTCGTGCTGAACCACCTCTCCGAGCGGAGCGCGTGGTTCCAGAAGTACCTGCAAGGCGAGGCGCCCTACGACCGGTTCTTTATCGAGGTCGATCCGGCGACCGACTTGTCGAGCGTCACGCGGCCCCGGCCTGGCGACCCGTTCAAAGCGGTGCAAACGAGTCGCGGCGAGCGCCACGTTTGGTCGACCTTCTCTGACGGCGCCATCAAGGACCAGATCGATCTCAACTACGAAGAGCCGGTCGTGCTGGCGAAGATGCTGCGGATCCTGGTCGAGTACGCCCGCCGCGGCGCGCGGATCATCCGGCTCGACGCGGTGGCGTTCCTCTGGAAGCGCCTAGGCACGAGCTGCATGCACCTGATGGAGACGCACGAGCTTGTGAAGCTCATGCGCGACGTGCTGGCCGCCTTCGCGCCGCGCACCCTGGTGCTCACCGAGACCAACGTGCCGCACGCGGAGAACGTCTCCTACTTCGGCGGGGTCGATCCGGCGACCGGCGAGGCGGACGAGGCGCACATGGTTTACAACTTCAGCCTCCCGCCGCTACTGCTCGAAGCCTTCCTGTCGGGCGACGCGACGGCTCTGCGTGCCTGGCTGGAGAACCTCGCCACGCCGCCGCCCGGCTGCACCTTCTTCAACTTCACCGCCTCGCACGACGGCGTCGGCCTGCGGCCCCTCGAGGGGCTGATCTCCGACGATCGGTTCAACGCCTTGGCCGAAGCGGCGGACCGACGCGGCGCGATCGTCAACACCCGGACCAAGCCGGACGGCTCCGAGGCTCCCTACGAGCTGTGCGTGGCGTACTTCTCCGCGATGGCGCCAGATCGCGTCGCCGAAGGGGAGGGGCCCGACGAAGAACTCCACGTCCGCCGCTTCTTGTCTTCGCAGGCCGTGATGCTCGCGCTGCGTGGCATGCCCGCGCCCTACTTCCACAGCCTGGTCGGCACCCCCAACGACACCGCCGGCGCCGAGGCGAGCGGCACAGCGCGACGCATCAACCGGCGGAAGTACGACCGCGCCGAACTCGACGGTCTGCTCGCCGACGGCGAGATCCAACGCCGCGTGCTCGACGGCTACAAGGAGCTGATTGCGAAGCGGATCGCCGAGCCGGCGTTCCATCCCGACGCGCCGCAACGGGTCTTCAATCCGGGCAACGACGCCGTCATCGCCTTCGAGCGGACGAGCCTCGACGGCGCCCGCCGGGTGCTAGTGGCGGCGAACGTCTCCGACGCGGTGCAACCGATCCGGGCGCCCCAGGCCTACATCGGGAGCGTCGACTCCCTAAGCGGCGGCGTCGCCTGTGACCCGCTCACCCTCGAACCCGGCCAAGCCGTTTGGCTCACCCCGCGTTAGACATCCGCGTTTATCTGCGTTCATCTGCGGTTCCTTTTCTTTGGTAGACTAAACCGATCGATCCACCGACGACTGACGTCGCCGGCTCGCCGCTTATCCCCCTTCCGCCTTCCAACTTCCCTCTTCGCTTTGCCTGACTTCTCCCAACGCGGCCCGATCACCACGCTGCACGACCTCGCCACGACCGATTCGTCGCGGCTCGAGGAGTTGCTGCGCGAGTCGGTCAAGGATTATCCAATCGGCCTGGTGCTGCCGATCACCGCCTCGGACATGCGGGCGCGGCCGTTCGGCGAGATCGTCGAGCAGCTCGGCAAGGCGGACTACGTCGATACCGCGTGTGTCGTGCTGAATCGGGCGGACACGGTCGAGGACTACCAGGAGGCCCTCAAGCGGCTCGAACCGCTGGGCCCAAAGGCGAAGCTGCTGTGGACCGACGGGCCGCGCGGCAAGCAGGCGCTCGGGGACCTGGACGACGCCGGCTTCGCGGTCAACGTGCCGGGCAAGGGGCGCGCCGTCTGGTTCGCGTTCGGCTTTCTGCTGGCCGACCCGCAGCTGAAGGCGTACGTCCTGCAGGACGGTGACATCGAGAACTACGATAACGACATGCTGGTCCGGCTCGCGCTCCCCATGGCGCACCCCGGCATGGACTTCCACTTCTGCAAGGCGTTCTACGCACGCTGCACGACCAAGATGCACGGCCGCGTCGTGCGGCTGCTGGTCGCGCCGCTGCTGAGGGCGCTGATCTCGGTGATGGGCAACGACCCGTACCTCGTCTTCTTGCGGAGCTTCCGCTACCCGCTCGCGGGCGAGTTCGCGGTGACTTCGCACCTGGCCCGCTCGAACCGGATCCCGTGCGACTGGGGCTTGGAGGTCGGCACGCTCGCGGAGGTCTTCCGCAACACGGCGCCGAAGCGCGTCGCGCAGGTCGACATCGCCCGGCTGTACGACCACAAGCACCAGCCGCTGTCGGTCGAGGACAAGTCGAAGGGTCTCATGAAGATGGCGGGTGACATCCTGGCGAACATCGTCCGCACGCTCGCCAGCCGCGGCATGGTGTTCGGCAAGGGGCACTTCATCACGATCCGCTCGGCCTACCAGCGGCTCGCGCAGGACGCGATCCGCCAGTACCACGCCGACAGCCTGATGAACAACCTGGAGTACGACCGCCACAGCGAGGAGCAAGCGGTCGAGGCGTTCGCCGAGATGATCACCGCCACGGGCGACGAGGTGCACAACGACCCCTCGGGCCAGCCTGCCTTGCCGACCTGGACGCGCGTCGTGACCGCGATGCCCGACTTCCCCCGACGGCTACGCGAGATGTGCGACGCCGACTTGGCCGAGTTCGGGTGATGGCGAGCCGTTGTGCGCTTCGAGTTTGTCGTGAATCCAGATCGGTGGTAGGTTCGCGGGAGCGGATTCCCGCGTCCCCAACGGAGCTCCTCCCATGCTGCGACTGTTAACCCTCTTGGTGATCGCCACCCCCGCCCTGGCGGTCTCGCCCCCGGAAGAACTGGTCGAGGAGATCGCTGAGCTGCGCAAGCAAGTCGGCGAACACGGCGAGGTCGTGGCCGACGAGAAGGACTTCGCGGAGGCCCTCAAGCGGGTCGCGAGCGACCGGCCCGAGTGGAACCGCCAGCCGCCGCGGCCCGACGACCCCCGCTCAAGGGACAGGGGCTTTCCGCCCCGCCGACCGGACCGGGGTGAACGCCACGGGGACCACGACCCCTTCGGCCACCATCCTCCGGAGCCTCCTCATCCTCCGACGCCCCCTCATCCTCCGACGCCCCCTCATTGGCCGCACGGCCCGCGTCCTCCGCAGGTGATGCTCCGCGAGGCGGCGTTCGAGCTCGACCGGCTGGCCCACGGGCTGGAGATGGCCGAGCTGTTCGACGACGCCGACGCCCTCCGCGACACGGCGAATCGGCTCCGCCGATCGGCGAGGAAGGACCAAGCCAAGACCAAACCGGGATCGTCTCGCGGGCGAGGGCGGGTCTCCCTCAATGCCCCGAGGAACCCACGTGCGTCACGCGAAGCCGAGAAGGCGAGGCTCTTAGCGGAGGCGAAAAAGAAGACCGACCGGATGACCAAAGAGTCGGAGAAACTAGCCGAAGCCCGCCTTGAAGCGTTCCGCGACCTGATACGCAGGCAGCGTGAGGTGAGAGATCGGACTCTTCACGACCACGCCCGGCAGCTACAACCGCCCCAGCCGCCCCAACCGGCGGAGCCTCCGCGGCCCGAGGAAGAGTAGCCGACCGGCTGTTTGACACCCGCCGAGGGGCTCTTTAGTGTTGCAGTAGCAACGATTTATGGGGGCGGTGCGCCCCAGCCTTCGGCGTTAGCCGGGGGATTGCCCCGGGTTTTGGTCAGTCGGCTGCCGCCGACGGCTCTAGTCCAACGACTAAAAGTACACAGCCAACCTCTATGTCCAAGCTCGGCAAGTTCCTCATCAAGAAGGGCGTCATCAGCCCCGAGCAGTGGACCGAATCGGCGGGGGTCGCCAAGAAGAACGGCACGAAGCCCGAGGAGGCGCTCGTCGAGCTCGGCTACGCCACCGCGGAGCAGGTCTCTCAGGCGATGGCCGACCTGAACGGCTTTGTCTTCATCAACCTGCAGGACGTGCCCATCCCGCCGGCGGTGGTCGAGTTGGTGCCCGAGTCGGTCGCGCGGGAGAACGTCGTCATCCCGATCGAGGAGGGGGACGACGAGTCGCTCAAGGTCTGCGTCAGCGACCCGGACGACTTCGAGACGATCGAGAAACTCCAGTTCATCCTCAACAAGAAGATCGACATCGCGATCGCCACCAAGGAACACATCCTCGAGGCGATCAACCGCAACTACGGGCAGATGGGCGACGAGTCGGCCGACTCGATGCTCCAAGAGTTCACCGACACGGCGATCGACTTCACCGAGACCGAGAACGACGACGACGATGACGACGCCGAGGTCGATGAGGCCTCCGCCCCGGTCGTGAAGCTCGTGCAGCTGATGATCGGCGAGGCGGTGCAGCTCCGGGCGTCGGACATTCATGTCGAGCCGTTCGAAGACCGTATCCGCATCCGCTACCGGATCGACGGCGTGCTGGTCGAGCGCGACAGCCCGCCCCGGCGCCTGCTGGGGGCGTTGCTCTCGCGCATCAAAATCCTCGCAAAGATGGACATCAGCGAGCGGCGACGCTGCCAGGACGGCCGTATCAAGATCACCGCGGGCGGCAAGGAGCTCGACCTCCGCGTGAGCATGATGCCGACCAACCACGGGCAGACGTGCGTCATGCGTCTGCTCGACAAGGACAACATCAAGGTCGGCGTGCGGCAGCTCGGGCTGTCGGAGCGTGATTTCCGCGTCTTCAACCAGCTGATCCGCCGGCCGAACGGAATCTTCCTGGTGACCGGCCCCACGGGCTCCGGCAAGACCACGACGCTGTACGCCTCGCTGAACGAGCTGAACCGGCCCGACCGCAAGATCATCACCGCTGAGGACCCGGTCGAGTACTACCTGCCCGGGATCAACCAGGTCGAGGTGAAGCACTCGATCGGGCTGGACTTCGCGAAGATCATCAAGGCGATGCTCCGGCAGGCGCCCAACGTGATCCTGGTCGGCGAGATGCGCGACTACGAGACCGCCTCGATGGGCATCCAGGCGTCGCTGACCGGTCACTTGGTCTTCAGCACGCTGCACACGAACGACGCGCCGGGTGCGGTTACCCGAATGGTCGATATGGGCGTCCCCGCCTATCTGGTCGCGGGCAGCGTGATCGGCATCCTGGCCCAGCGGCTGGTTCGCGTGAATTGCCCGAAGTGCAAGGCGCCCCACTCGCCGACCCAGAACGAACTCGACGCGGCCGGCATCACCCCCGAGCAGGCGGCCAGCGCCACGTTCATGAAGGGGCGCGGCTGCAACAACTGCGGCGGGGGCGGATACCGCGGCCGCTTGGGGGTTTTCGAGCTGATGACGATGAGCAGCAAAGTCCGCGAGCTGTCGTTCCAAGGGGCCTCGACCCAGGAAATCGGCAAAGAGGCTCGCAAGATGGGCATGACCACCCTCTACGACGACGCCATCCTGAAGGTCTGCTCGGGGATCACGACCCTGGAAGAGGTCTTCCGAGTCACCAAGAAGGTCGAGGACTAGGCGTCAGGGGGCCGAGATCGGGGCCGTTTTTGCCGGCCCGAGCGGCTTTGCGGGGGCCCGAGCGGGGCTTTCTGGCGGGCGCTAACTCTTTACCTGCAAAAAACTTGTGCGTTCGCCTACACGGGCGGATAATAGCTTTGCCGACGGCTGGCGAGCCGCTCGGACACGGAACAGAGCCTCTCAGCCCACCGGTTCTCGGTGGTCGAAGGCCCGCGGGAGGCCCCCGGTCTCCCAACGCAACGGCTCGCGGTCCACACAGGCGGGGACCTAAGAGTCGACAGGTTCGGTGCGGGCAACACCGGGTCGCGAGGACCGTTTGTTGTTAAACTGCGGCCAGCGGGCGGGTTGCGCTCCGACTGGCCGGGCAACCACCACCCCTTCGATCCCTCACAAAACAGCGGAACACGGAACCAGGCGGCATGGGCACGATCCTCATCGACAAGTTGCTCGGCGCCGTGGTGAAGCAGGGCGCAAGCGACCTGCACATCACGGTCGGTCAGCCGCCCGTGCTGCGCCTCAGCGGTCGGATGCAGAAGCTGAAGACCAAGGTGCTCGAGGAGGCCGACACGATGGGCCTGATGAAGAGCATCACGCCCGACCGCTGCCAGCAAGAGTTCCAAGAGACGGGCAGCACCGACTTCGGTTTCGCGTTCGGCGAGCAGGCGCGCTTCCGCGTGTCGGTGTTCCGCCAGCGCGGCAAGGTGGCGATGGTCCTCCGGCAGATCCCGGTCGACCTCTTCACGATGGACCAGCTGAAGCTGCCCGAGGTCTTCAAGAAGTTGATCACGCGGCCGCGCGGGCTGGTGCTGGTGACCGGGCCGACCGGATCGGGCAAGTCGACCTCGCTGGCGGCGATGATCGACTACCTGAACGACAACTGCGACCACCACATCATCACGATCGAAGACCCGATCGAGTTCCAGCACAACCACAAGAAGTCGACGATCAACCAGCGCGAGGTGGGGACCGACGTCACCAGCTTCGCCGAGGCGATCCGCCGCGCCCTGCGTCAGGACCCGGACGTGATCCTGGTCGGCGAGATGCGTGACCTCGAAACGATCGAGGCCGCCATCACCGCCGCCGAGACCGGCCACATCGTCTTCGGCACGCTGCACACGTCCAGCGCGGCGGGCACGATCAACCGCATCATCGACGTCTTCCCGACCAACCAGCAGGACCAGATCCGCACCCAGCTGGCGACCGCCATCCTCGGCATCCTTTCGCAGCAGCTGCTCAAGAAGCTGGGCGGCGGCCGCGTCGCGGCGTTCGAGGTGCTGATCGTCACGCCGGGCATCGCGAACCTGATCCGCGAGAACAAGATCTTCCGCATCACCTCGGCGATCCAGACGGGCGCCAAGCAGGGGATGCAACTGCTGGACGACCACGTCTTCGAGCATTACTGCAACGGCCTGGTGAGCAAGGAGGACGCCCTGGCCAAGTGCAACACGCCCGAGGAGCTGGCCGCCCGGATGGCCACGTTCGACAAAGAGTCGTCGAGCGATGACGACGACGAAGACAACGACTGATTCTCCCCAACGTTCCAACCCACACGAAGGCGCCGCCGGCGCCGGGAACCTCCTCAACCTCCTCGCGAACCGCAACAGAACGTCATGGCGATGCGACGGCTCGGCCAGGTCCTGGTCGATATGGGCTACATCGACGACGAGCAGCTCGATCTGCTCGTCGACGAGCAGAAACAGCAGCCCGGGCTGCTGATCGGCCGCGTCGCGATGGACATGGGCCTCATCGACGATGAGAA
It encodes the following:
- the gph_2 gene encoding Phosphoglycolate phosphatase, yielding MQLVILHHHLNRGGVTSVIVNHLRALATLPEEERPERVVVFFDGQRDGWPDDLPRELSIAEVDVPELGYDAPGVSSEPEQLADLLSERFDACGLQPGDTLLHVHNHALGKNASLPRALEHLAGEGWRMLLQVHDFAEDNRPENYRHLQEAIGVDDPATLGEILYPQGERVQYATLTERDADILRNAGVDAPRLHTLPNPVAEFTEMPGALEAKARVYVALGLPAKARLIVYPVRGIRRKNLGEMLLLAALAPEETYFAVTLRPKNPSEAESFDRWRRLAESLDLPCLFDTGSPRAEGGYGCDFQETLAAAEAILTTSIAEGFGMVFLEAWLAGKPLIGRDLPEITREFKAAGMRYDGMWDELRAPANLDEDFARLTPGEQIAAIRGTRRPEAPVTLIDAPEGLVAANAAIVRERYSTAAIGERLAAVYQRVESADAPAASEFHGERIVEHFADPARQFPVRVETPLDDGADDLIAAIAQLSHPLTAQKTGEEPVLPAVEGIRAVVFDVYGTLLISGSGDISLASEGSRGAAAIEALQAAASEPATSVVGVEAAHLVPPTTDVAGSPLDGDVIVSALHEAVLESHQASKSEHPEVEIRDLWRSVIEQLSLRISDDQVERFAIEYECRVNPIWPMPGLAETLTGLNNLGIELGIVSNAQFFTPLAFEPLTGKSLGMWGFDESLGVWSYEHREAKPGLFLYERCAAALAERGIEPGEALFVGNDLRNDIWPAARVGFKTALFAGDARSLRWRRDDARLADVRPDAVVTDLRQLLQIAL
- a CDS encoding Glycosyl transferases group 1; translation: MSPSPEKISHRIGFIGTRFAGTDGVSLEAAKWAKVLWQNHHVSYWYAGKLDTDPGVSHLEPHAYFGHPDIQWVNKRVFGKTERDPEVTRRIYALAEHLKRSIYDFVRKFDIEILCVQNASCIPMNIPLGVAIATFCAETNFPTIAHHHDFYWERDRFAVNSVGDILRMAFPCTVPNIQHVTINSGAQRDLSHRRGASSVLVPNVLDFEKPPTAIDDYNADFRKAVGLEDDDIIFLQPTRVVPRKGIEHSIALLQQLNNPKCKLVVSHESGDEGNDYLQMLHDMAEQQGVDLRYIPERIGEVRGRNDAGEKLYTLADAYAHADFITYPSLYEGFGNALIEAFYFRKPVLVNRYSIFVSDIEPKGFDVITMNGYMTRDVVTKVRTVIDDPEHRKKIVEHNFELGKRFFSYAVLRRKLRALVTNVTGMEDL
- the gtfA gene encoding Sucrose phosphorylase translates to MVTLSLNDRVASLNARLSRVYEDRAEEALVAIAAEFADLLAEPAPDELDGPRWDERDVVLITYADQVRGGGGSPLAAQREWLLDNGLGDLLSTVHLLPFCPYSSDDGFSVIDYLAVDPDSGTWDDIAALGEPFDLMFDLVLNHLSERSAWFQKYLQGEAPYDRFFIEVDPATDLSSVTRPRPGDPFKAVQTSRGERHVWSTFSDGAIKDQIDLNYEEPVVLAKMLRILVEYARRGARIIRLDAVAFLWKRLGTSCMHLMETHELVKLMRDVLAAFAPRTLVLTETNVPHAENVSYFGGVDPATGEADEAHMVYNFSLPPLLLEAFLSGDATALRAWLENLATPPPGCTFFNFTASHDGVGLRPLEGLISDDRFNALAEAADRRGAIVNTRTKPDGSEAPYELCVAYFSAMAPDRVAEGEGPDEELHVRRFLSSQAVMLALRGMPAPYFHSLVGTPNDTAGAEASGTARRINRRKYDRAELDGLLADGEIQRRVLDGYKELIAKRIAEPAFHPDAPQRVFNPGNDAVIAFERTSLDGARRVLVAANVSDAVQPIRAPQAYIGSVDSLSGGVACDPLTLEPGQAVWLTPR
- the gpgS gene encoding Glucosyl-3-phosphoglycerate synthase, which produces MPDFSQRGPITTLHDLATTDSSRLEELLRESVKDYPIGLVLPITASDMRARPFGEIVEQLGKADYVDTACVVLNRADTVEDYQEALKRLEPLGPKAKLLWTDGPRGKQALGDLDDAGFAVNVPGKGRAVWFAFGFLLADPQLKAYVLQDGDIENYDNDMLVRLALPMAHPGMDFHFCKAFYARCTTKMHGRVVRLLVAPLLRALISVMGNDPYLVFLRSFRYPLAGEFAVTSHLARSNRIPCDWGLEVGTLAEVFRNTAPKRVAQVDIARLYDHKHQPLSVEDKSKGLMKMAGDILANIVRTLASRGMVFGKGHFITIRSAYQRLAQDAIRQYHADSLMNNLEYDRHSEEQAVEAFAEMITATGDEVHNDPSGQPALPTWTRVVTAMPDFPRRLREMCDADLAEFG